The proteins below come from a single Drosophila busckii strain San Diego stock center, stock number 13000-0081.31 chromosome X, ASM1175060v1, whole genome shotgun sequence genomic window:
- the LOC108606018 gene encoding uncharacterized protein LOC108606018, whose amino-acid sequence MNDDSNLHWCCRPEAEVVAQSKRLVDRVFRRVNNSNLPQIEEESPPANFYDQDSGVYHRRCAYCDRVIVYLNANCQSVASQTCNMQRDMPTQTETEQPPKEPEPQPAPSSGSNCGNTKCRLVKALLLVISVLHGGYALYKFLPNMLPYVQQANLALAQGLNLLPPLQQSPPPPPSPPATRSLPMFLWGLLVKCTEF is encoded by the coding sequence ATGAATGACGACAGCAATTTGCACTGGTGCTGTCGCCCGGAGGCCGAGGTGGTCGCCCAGAGCAAGCGGCTGGTGGATCGCGTGTTCCGCCGcgttaacaacagcaacttgccacagaTTGAGGAGGAGTCGCCGCCAGCGAACTTCTATGACCAGGACAGCGGCGTCTACCACAGACGTTGCGCCTATTGCGATCGcgtaattgtttatttgaatgcaaattgtCAAAGTGTTGCCAGTCAGACGTGCAACATGCAGCGCGACATGCCAACGCAGACAGAGACTGAGCAGCCGCCCAAGGAGCCGGAGCCGCAACCAGCCCcaagcagtggcagcaactgcggcAACACAAAGTGCCGCCTAGTCAAGGCTCTGCTGCTGGTCATATCCGTGCTGCATGGCGGCTATGCGCTCTACAAATTTCTGCCCAATATGTTGCCCTATGTGCAGCAGGCTAATCTGGCTCTGGCGCAAGGACTCAATCTGCTGCCGCCACTGCAGCaatcgccgccgccgccgccgtcgccgcccgCCACACGTTCGCTCCCGATGTTCCTCTGGGGATTGCTAGTCAAGTGCACCGAGTTTTag